From Pseudoleptotrichia goodfellowii, a single genomic window includes:
- a CDS encoding XRE family transcriptional regulator — MDKIEEVSIAIRKRREELGLYQEDVVEKLRKENIHISVSGLSRIESSERQKLDSKLLIALSKILKKDFMAILGHNPQNFNGQSEVREESNVYGGSFQSFVTIPLYSMASAGNGLIEFSNEVDYIDIPKLNGNVKKSDFASKVKGDSMEPYYHEGDIIVVDVSNRDIRTLNGKEALIDYDGKRYLKIVEFEVGTGDLRLKSYNPAYSDIQIKNYDLDEVECKGVISMVISMRNNKRI, encoded by the coding sequence ATGGATAAAATTGAAGAAGTGTCAATTGCAATTAGAAAAAGAAGAGAAGAATTAGGATTATACCAAGAAGATGTAGTTGAAAAACTAAGAAAAGAGAATATTCATATTTCGGTATCTGGACTTTCAAGAATCGAAAGTTCGGAAAGACAAAAATTAGACTCGAAACTGCTGATAGCTCTATCGAAAATATTGAAAAAAGATTTTATGGCAATATTAGGACATAATCCTCAAAATTTCAATGGACAATCGGAAGTGAGAGAAGAATCGAATGTATATGGAGGCTCTTTCCAAAGTTTCGTGACCATACCACTTTATAGTATGGCTTCTGCAGGAAACGGATTAATAGAATTTAGCAATGAAGTCGATTATATAGATATACCTAAATTAAATGGAAACGTAAAAAAGAGCGATTTTGCTTCAAAGGTAAAAGGTGATAGTATGGAACCTTATTATCACGAAGGAGATATAATAGTTGTAGATGTTTCAAATAGAGATATTCGGACATTAAATGGTAAAGAAGCATTAATTGATTATGACGGAAAAAGGTATTTAAAAATTGTAGAGTTTGAAGTAGGCACAGGGGATTTACGATTAAAGTCATATAATCCTGCTTATAGTGACATTCAAATTAAAAACTATGACCTTGACGAAGTTGAGTGTAAAGGAGTTATAAGTATGGTAATTAGTATGAGAAATAATAAAAGAATATAA
- a CDS encoding helix-turn-helix domain-containing protein — protein sequence MKTMGSIFKEYRKKERITQRELADLLNCSLQSIAKIETNKSNAGPKILTEFLKQRNIDKETRKIIFEYKKQKKEKKAKTTSKEQDENYSYEDMLKIKAVLSEYATTNRLVKVMWDFRESLFKYFQEIDLLLSTNEFKTNKKMEKGILKVSEDLDDMSKKMKKHLDKKIIDAQIL from the coding sequence ATGAAAACAATGGGGAGTATTTTTAAAGAATATAGAAAAAAAGAACGAATAACACAAAGAGAATTAGCGGATTTGTTAAATTGTAGTTTACAATCAATTGCTAAAATTGAGACAAATAAATCAAATGCCGGTCCTAAAATATTAACTGAATTTTTGAAACAAAGGAATATTGATAAAGAAACGAGAAAAATCATTTTTGAATATAAAAAGCAGAAGAAAGAAAAAAAAGCAAAAACAACCTCAAAAGAACAAGATGAGAATTATAGTTATGAAGATATGCTAAAAATAAAGGCGGTTTTGTCTGAATACGCAACTACAAATAGATTAGTGAAAGTAATGTGGGATTTTAGAGAATCTCTTTTCAAATATTTTCAGGAAATAGATTTGTTACTTTCTACAAATGAGTTTAAAACAAATAAAAAAATGGAAAAAGGTATTTTAAAAGTTAGCGAAGATTTAGACGATATGTCAAAAAAAATGAAAAAGCATCTTGATAAAAAAATTATAGATGCACAAATTTTGTAG
- a CDS encoding VRR-NUC domain-containing protein — translation MVKIRNLELNIGKEIGYYLFENKKFKTIEEVVIQYYEDRGYRGIYTENKYWRNFFGLFFDNIIVEQVGNVNILKFDFQKEIDIKKVFNKTYFLNKAYCPYKKEDLKVLLDFLDLESFMKLLFYYRIKQSGFPDVMIYNKKELLFLEVKNKNDMLRESQAITLQVLSSNNVNVEICTINFSERKKKEIIRLLKSNKEDVDIINYLLQDIIKINRRNKYWYEKGLGILFILVFWYIGIPLAIISFLNNYYKDKAYEEIKVQEVLKKRKNKGS, via the coding sequence ATGGTAAAAATAAGAAATTTAGAATTAAATATTGGAAAAGAAATCGGATATTATTTGTTTGAAAATAAAAAATTCAAAACTATTGAGGAAGTTGTTATACAGTATTATGAGGATAGAGGATACAGAGGAATTTATACTGAAAACAAATACTGGAGGAATTTTTTTGGATTATTTTTTGATAATATTATAGTGGAACAAGTCGGAAACGTGAATATCTTAAAATTTGATTTTCAAAAAGAGATTGATATAAAAAAGGTATTCAATAAAACGTACTTTTTAAATAAGGCTTACTGTCCTTATAAAAAAGAAGATTTGAAAGTGCTGTTAGATTTTTTAGATTTGGAAAGTTTTATGAAATTGTTATTTTATTATAGGATAAAACAATCAGGATTTCCTGATGTTATGATTTATAACAAAAAGGAACTGTTATTTTTAGAAGTAAAAAATAAAAATGACATGTTAAGAGAAAGTCAAGCGATAACTTTACAAGTTTTATCAAGCAATAATGTGAATGTAGAAATTTGTACTATTAATTTTTCGGAAAGAAAAAAGAAAGAAATAATAAGGCTATTAAAATCTAATAAAGAAGATGTAGACATAATAAACTATTTATTGCAAGATATAATCAAAATAAATAGAAGAAATAAATATTGGTATGAAAAAGGATTAGGAATACTATTTATACTTGTATTTTGGTATATTGGAATACCGTTAGCAATTATTTCTTTTCTGAACAATTATTACAAAGACAAAGCTTACGAAGAAATAAAAGTACAGGAAGTTTTAAAAAAAAGAAAAAATAAAGGCTCTTAG
- a CDS encoding DUF3310 domain-containing protein produces the protein MGEKSEIIQKVDSINNPQHYKLNGLDIESIDVVRSVLGKEKFIGFCKGNILKYLIREENKNGLEDIKKARKYTDWLIKEMEG, from the coding sequence GTGGGAGAAAAATCAGAGATAATACAAAAAGTAGACAGTATCAATAATCCGCAGCATTACAAACTTAACGGATTGGATATAGAAAGTATTGATGTTGTGAGATCAGTTCTTGGAAAAGAGAAATTCATCGGATTTTGCAAAGGAAATATACTGAAATACTTAATCCGGGAAGAGAACAAGAACGGATTGGAAGATATAAAAAAAGCCAGAAAATATACGGACTGGCTAATAAAGGAAATGGAGGGGTAA
- a CDS encoding phage antirepressor KilAC domain-containing protein: MNELKTIEKENFKIFNKENLGSVRTVLVDGEVWFCIKDVCNILGLTNPTMVAQRLDMDEQAKFDLGLLNKELTNFANESGLYTLILRSDKPEAKTFRKWITSEVIPSIRKTGNYSIQNPVEALLENPVKLGEMLIEYGKAKEQLKIQAPKVQAYENLYESDAVMDIGEVSKTINFKGIGRNNLFAILRQQGILNSNNDPYQEYVNRGYFKLIPTNYVDNFGNRKMKTVVYMKGIEAITRLLLKLGYTKINPNYSVAIN; the protein is encoded by the coding sequence ATGAATGAATTGAAAACGATAGAAAAAGAGAATTTTAAAATTTTTAACAAAGAGAATTTAGGAAGCGTAAGAACGGTATTAGTGGACGGCGAAGTTTGGTTCTGTATAAAAGATGTATGCAATATTTTAGGATTAACAAATCCTACTATGGTAGCTCAAAGATTGGACATGGACGAACAGGCTAAGTTTGACTTAGGGTTATTAAATAAAGAGCTTACGAACTTTGCAAATGAAAGCGGTCTTTATACTTTGATTTTGAGAAGTGATAAACCTGAAGCCAAGACCTTCAGAAAATGGATAACTTCGGAAGTGATACCGTCAATCCGTAAAACAGGAAACTACTCAATTCAAAATCCTGTTGAAGCTTTGCTTGAAAATCCTGTAAAGCTTGGAGAAATGCTGATTGAATACGGAAAAGCAAAAGAACAATTAAAAATACAAGCTCCTAAGGTACAAGCGTATGAAAATTTGTATGAAAGCGATGCCGTTATGGATATTGGAGAAGTATCTAAAACAATAAATTTCAAGGGAATTGGAAGGAATAACTTATTTGCAATTTTAAGACAACAAGGAATATTGAACTCTAATAACGATCCATATCAGGAATATGTAAATAGAGGATATTTTAAATTAATCCCGACAAATTATGTTGATAATTTCGGGAATAGGAAGATGAAAACAGTCGTTTATATGAAAGGGATAGAAGCGATTACAAGGTTATTGCTGAAATTAGGATATACAAAAATAAATCCTAACTATAGTGTGGCAATAAACTAA
- a CDS encoding N-6 DNA methylase: MSFKEHNNRIKAKNFAEYITGEELRKYVASKVKKYVGENPTIFDGALGSGQLEQYCNPEKIYGVEIQAESCEAAKENYSEIDIENKSFFNFTRDNFVADCVIMNPPFSIKFKDLSEEEQENIRNEFSWKKSGVVDDIFVLKSLKYTKKYGFYILFPGVGYRSSEKKFREIIGNSLQELNMIENAFEDTGISVLFIVIDKEKTDNKVTKELYDCKTKSLLKIEETDLEEDFRWQPTQLEKETEEINIEELKDDLKRSFLGHIENSLDLELFLFRTLGEGEFLSYLAAIKEIVRKYERKYLIGDEE; this comes from the coding sequence ATGAGTTTTAAGGAACATAATAACCGAATAAAAGCAAAGAATTTCGCTGAATATATCACGGGAGAAGAGTTAAGAAAATATGTAGCTTCCAAAGTTAAAAAATATGTCGGAGAAAATCCAACGATATTTGACGGAGCTTTAGGAAGCGGACAGCTTGAACAGTACTGCAATCCTGAAAAAATCTATGGTGTCGAAATTCAAGCAGAAAGTTGTGAGGCAGCAAAAGAGAATTATTCCGAAATTGACATTGAAAATAAAAGTTTTTTCAATTTCACGAGAGATAATTTTGTAGCTGATTGCGTGATTATGAATCCGCCGTTTTCGATTAAATTCAAAGATTTGTCAGAGGAAGAACAAGAAAATATCAGGAATGAATTTAGCTGGAAAAAGAGCGGAGTTGTCGACGATATATTTGTGCTTAAATCACTCAAATATACGAAAAAATACGGCTTCTACATACTATTTCCTGGTGTCGGATACAGAAGCAGTGAGAAAAAGTTTCGGGAAATTATTGGAAACAGTCTGCAGGAACTTAACATGATAGAAAACGCTTTTGAAGACACAGGAATATCAGTTTTATTTATTGTTATTGATAAGGAAAAAACAGACAATAAAGTTACCAAAGAGTTGTATGATTGTAAAACTAAAAGTCTTCTTAAAATTGAAGAAACGGATCTCGAAGAAGACTTTCGTTGGCAACCGACACAGTTGGAAAAAGAAACAGAAGAAATTAATATAGAAGAGCTTAAAGATGACTTAAAACGGTCATTTTTAGGGCATATTGAAAATAGCTTAGATTTAGAATTATTTCTATTTAGAACGCTTGGAGAAGGAGAATTTCTAAGCTATTTAGCAGCAATAAAAGAAATTGTACGAAAGTACGAAAGAAAATATCTGATAGGAGATGAAGAATGA
- a CDS encoding helix-turn-helix domain-containing protein, translating to MAKKLINKKGNYTTIQNELINDKSISLKAKGILLYMLSKPYDWKYNPKEIAANSKDGLDSVYSGLKELIEAGYVSRKRYADGRVDYYVFEDKSENDIEDFSLKEENPNRENPNRENPNRENPNRDFPDVYKRKNTTKERNILNTEYNKKENKKERNEIDDYINAAQKSEEYKNLLFEFVKYRKKIKLSLKTPGPLKTLINFFPTEELLKEALEYMDMYNWRTAEPQWIENKKQGGNNNGGKRAGYSKTNGKHSEKPDYSTGFEDWN from the coding sequence ATGGCCAAAAAATTAATAAATAAAAAGGGGAATTATACAACAATACAAAACGAATTAATAAATGACAAAAGCATATCTTTAAAGGCTAAGGGAATATTGCTATATATGCTGTCAAAACCATATGACTGGAAATATAATCCAAAAGAAATAGCAGCAAATTCAAAAGACGGATTAGATTCAGTATACAGCGGGTTAAAAGAACTTATTGAAGCGGGATATGTAAGCCGAAAGCGATATGCTGACGGTAGGGTAGATTATTATGTTTTTGAAGATAAAAGCGAAAATGACATTGAGGATTTTTCTTTAAAAGAAGAAAACCCAAATCGGGAAAACCCAAATCGGGAAAACCCAAATCGGGAAAACCCAAATCGGGATTTTCCCGACGTATACAAAAGAAAGAATACTACTAAAGAAAGAAATATACTAAATACTGAATATAACAAAAAAGAAAATAAAAAAGAAAGAAACGAAATTGATGATTATATAAACGCTGCTCAAAAAAGTGAGGAGTATAAAAATCTACTTTTTGAGTTTGTAAAATATAGAAAAAAGATAAAATTATCTTTAAAAACTCCAGGACCTCTTAAGACATTGATTAATTTCTTTCCGACAGAAGAACTTTTAAAAGAAGCTTTGGAATATATGGATATGTATAACTGGAGGACAGCTGAACCACAATGGATAGAAAATAAAAAGCAAGGAGGAAACAATAATGGTGGAAAGCGTGCAGGATATAGCAAAACGAATGGAAAACATTCGGAAAAACCAGACTACTCAACGGGATTTGAAGACTGGAACTAA